From Deinococcus sp. Marseille-Q6407, one genomic window encodes:
- the fabG gene encoding 3-oxoacyl-[acyl-carrier-protein] reductase: MSEQQEQQQQQRKIALVTGSSRGLGRAMALKLAQDGFTVAVHYGRGQEQAEAVAAEIRSAGGAAEVFGADLSEPAGATQLVENVIKALGGLDVLVNNAGVTRDGLAVRMRDEDWNTVLQTNLSSAFAASRAAIKHMMRARSGRIINISSVVALSGNPGQANYVASKAGLIGLTKALAKEYGGRGITVNAVAPGFIESDMTADLGADLRAEYEKNIPLGRMGRPEEVAALVAFLASDAAGYISGQTIGVDGGMNPH, encoded by the coding sequence ATGTCTGAACAGCAAGAGCAGCAACAGCAGCAGAGAAAAATTGCCCTGGTCACCGGTTCCAGCCGTGGCCTGGGCCGGGCGATGGCCCTGAAACTGGCCCAGGACGGCTTTACCGTGGCCGTGCACTACGGGCGCGGCCAGGAACAGGCCGAGGCGGTGGCTGCCGAAATCCGCAGCGCCGGCGGCGCAGCCGAGGTCTTCGGCGCTGATCTGTCGGAGCCCGCCGGGGCCACGCAGCTGGTGGAAAACGTGATCAAGGCGCTGGGTGGCCTGGACGTGCTGGTCAACAACGCTGGCGTCACCCGCGACGGCCTGGCGGTCCGCATGCGCGACGAGGACTGGAACACCGTGCTGCAAACCAACCTGAGCAGCGCTTTTGCGGCCAGCCGCGCTGCCATCAAGCACATGATGCGGGCCCGCTCGGGGCGCATCATCAACATTTCCAGCGTGGTGGCGCTGAGCGGTAACCCCGGCCAGGCCAACTATGTCGCCAGCAAGGCCGGCCTGATCGGCCTAACCAAAGCGCTCGCCAAGGAATACGGCGGGCGTGGCATCACCGTCAATGCGGTGGCGCCAGGCTTTATCGAGTCGGACATGACGGCCGACCTGGGCGCCGATCTGCGCGCCGAGTACGAGAAGAATATTCCCCTGGGCCGGATGGGCCGCCCTGAGGAGGTCGCGGCGCTGGTGGCCTTCTTGGCCTCTGACGCGGCCGGCTACATCTCCGGGCAGACCATCGGCGTGGACGGCGGCATGAACCCGCACTGA
- the fabD gene encoding ACP S-malonyltransferase, with amino-acid sequence MQHSDLKGQKIAALFPGQGSHAVGMGADLAAAFPEAGAVYAEAEATLPGLRALIEQGPLEDLTLTANQQPALVAASVAAYRAWQARTCLTPAFAAGHSLGEYSALVAAGALTLPDALRLTRQRGELMQQAVPAGQGAMSAVMGDPQKVREVCESLQGVQPANYNAPAQTVISGQGEAVMQASADLKALGLKVIPLKVSAPFHCPLMEPARTALTPALEATHYGEFAFPVYANVTAAANQSAGALPDLLAQQITAPVRWVETVQALADAGAEVFIEFGPGRVLSGLVKKIVPGAQVLNVSAAADLA; translated from the coding sequence GTGCAGCACAGCGACTTAAAAGGCCAGAAGATCGCCGCTCTGTTTCCGGGGCAGGGTTCGCACGCGGTGGGCATGGGAGCCGACCTGGCCGCCGCTTTCCCGGAAGCCGGGGCTGTATACGCAGAGGCTGAAGCCACCTTGCCGGGCCTGCGGGCCCTGATAGAGCAGGGGCCGCTGGAGGACCTGACCCTGACCGCCAACCAGCAGCCGGCGCTGGTGGCTGCCAGCGTGGCTGCCTACCGTGCCTGGCAGGCCCGCACCTGCCTGACTCCGGCTTTTGCCGCCGGGCACAGCCTGGGGGAATACTCGGCGCTGGTGGCGGCCGGAGCGCTGACCCTGCCGGACGCCCTGCGCCTGACCCGGCAGCGCGGCGAACTGATGCAGCAGGCGGTGCCGGCCGGCCAGGGCGCCATGAGTGCTGTGATGGGCGACCCGCAGAAGGTGCGGGAGGTTTGCGAGTCGCTGCAGGGCGTGCAGCCGGCCAATTACAACGCGCCTGCCCAGACGGTGATTTCGGGTCAGGGCGAGGCCGTGATGCAGGCCAGCGCCGATCTTAAGGCCCTGGGCCTGAAAGTGATTCCCCTGAAGGTAAGCGCTCCTTTTCACTGCCCACTGATGGAACCGGCCCGCACGGCACTGACCCCGGCGCTGGAGGCCACGCATTACGGTGAGTTCGCCTTTCCGGTCTATGCCAACGTAACGGCCGCCGCCAATCAGTCGGCGGGCGCCCTGCCGGACCTGCTGGCCCAGCAGATCACGGCCCCGGTGCGCTGGGTCGAAACCGTGCAGGCCCTCGCGGACGCCGGCGCTGAAGTCTTTATCGAATTTGGCCCCGGCCGGGTGCTGAGCGGCCTGGTCAAGAAAATCGTGCCGGGTGCGCAGGTGCTGAACGTGAGCGCCGCCGCCGATCTGGCCTGA
- a CDS encoding DUF418 domain-containing protein → MTVTPPMSALPSLSGAPPAAAPAPVAPQNRALLPDALRGLALVGIALINVQDFAGFRVWEQQGLDRAVQVLTDLLFNGKSVALFAMLFGWGAAGLWERHGLRLYLRRHLLLLLIGLAHFTLLWHGDIIAGYAVSAFVFILLLRRPTGALLKWAWGLYLLGAFNYVAGFSLYNTVPGSRDLFSPDFAPHQSYASILADRFSQLPEQLGSELFLVSFTLPFFAFGAWAYRTGLLSRPAEHRPLLRRLLGWGLGLGLPLGLVLAYLNTLDTEQAGLLSEGFRVISGLPLAFGYVGLFGLLSLRPRVPAFLTALARSGRLALTHYLTQSLILTLIFYPYTFHLYGQVHAAAAVGVALLLALAQVAFSGWYLQRFSRGPLETLLRWAVYRR, encoded by the coding sequence GTGACTGTAACCCCGCCCATGTCTGCCCTGCCTTCGCTGTCTGGGGCCCCCCCCGCCGCCGCGCCTGCTCCGGTGGCCCCCCAGAACCGTGCTCTACTCCCCGATGCGCTGCGTGGCCTGGCGCTGGTGGGTATTGCCCTGATCAATGTGCAGGATTTTGCCGGCTTCCGTGTCTGGGAGCAGCAGGGCCTGGACCGGGCCGTGCAGGTGCTGACCGATCTGCTGTTCAACGGCAAGTCGGTGGCGCTGTTCGCCATGCTGTTCGGCTGGGGCGCGGCGGGACTGTGGGAGCGGCACGGGCTGCGGCTGTATCTGCGCCGGCATCTGCTGCTGCTCTTGATCGGGCTGGCGCACTTTACCCTGCTGTGGCACGGCGACATCATCGCCGGGTACGCGGTCAGCGCATTCGTGTTCATCCTGCTGCTGCGCCGGCCCACCGGGGCGCTGCTGAAATGGGCCTGGGGCCTGTACCTGCTGGGGGCGTTCAACTACGTGGCCGGTTTTTCTCTCTACAACACGGTCCCGGGCTCGCGTGACCTGTTTTCGCCGGATTTTGCGCCGCACCAGAGTTACGCCAGCATCCTGGCCGACCGGTTTTCGCAGCTTCCGGAGCAGCTGGGCAGCGAACTGTTTCTGGTTTCGTTTACCCTGCCCTTCTTCGCTTTCGGGGCCTGGGCTTACCGCACTGGCCTACTGAGCCGCCCGGCCGAGCACCGCCCGTTGCTGCGCCGGCTGCTGGGCTGGGGCCTGGGGCTGGGCCTGCCGCTGGGCCTGGTGCTGGCTTATCTGAATACCCTGGATACCGAGCAGGCTGGGCTGCTGTCCGAAGGGTTCAGGGTGATCAGCGGTCTGCCACTGGCTTTCGGCTATGTGGGTCTGTTCGGGCTGCTCAGCCTGCGGCCCCGCGTGCCGGCGTTCCTGACTGCGCTGGCCCGCAGCGGCCGGCTGGCGCTGACCCATTACCTCACGCAGTCGCTGATTCTGACGCTGATTTTTTATCCCTACACCTTTCACCTGTATGGCCAGGTCCACGCGGCCGCTGCGGTGGGCGTGGCCCTGCTGCTGGCGCTGGCCCAGGTCGCTTTCAGCGGCTGGTATCTGCAGCGCTTCAGCCGTGGCCCACTGGAAACCCTGCTGCGCTGGGCAGTGTACCGCCGCTAG
- the tig gene encoding trigger factor: MAELIKKEGNQVEFKVEVPANEVNSAFDAVWKSLAQQVRVPGFRPGKAPRRVIEKRVGEGYAESEVQNRLVNTYFSQAMRELELSLVDAQIDPAEVKSGETFTFTVKGDLYPEVTLGDWSSLSLSAAAPEITDEVLDRTLADMQERAATFEQVERPIEATDQVTVEEEGEEGSYPIYMDMAGEHIQQALMGKNVGDEVEISVPAEEGEDATPVKVKVLGIKSKSLPELNDEFAGTMQFENVDALRSTLREELERRAQSEGEGARREEFLNALIEGMTVDIPQSLIQRRQDDLMNEIKSDLSRQGVRWSEYESFMQEQGKLDEFMQELGKNAEQRVKRDLALGKLAEDLKVEVTDQEFSQNLVAMAQMNGIAPQDMQSQLGMDGLNAFYADVLRSKALNQALTQLSGEGDGQNATEASDASQSEDAQPAEEAQSQDVAASDETKTEE, encoded by the coding sequence ATGGCAGAGTTAATCAAAAAAGAAGGTAATCAGGTCGAATTCAAGGTCGAAGTGCCCGCTAACGAAGTGAACAGCGCCTTCGATGCCGTTTGGAAAAGTCTGGCCCAGCAGGTTCGCGTGCCTGGCTTCCGCCCTGGCAAGGCCCCCCGCCGCGTGATCGAAAAGCGCGTGGGCGAAGGCTACGCGGAAAGCGAAGTGCAGAACCGTCTGGTGAACACGTACTTCTCGCAGGCCATGCGCGAGCTGGAACTCAGCCTGGTGGACGCCCAGATTGACCCCGCCGAAGTCAAGAGCGGCGAGACCTTTACCTTCACCGTGAAGGGTGACCTGTACCCGGAAGTGACCCTGGGCGACTGGAGCAGCCTGAGCCTGAGCGCCGCTGCTCCCGAAATTACCGACGAAGTGCTGGACCGCACCCTGGCCGACATGCAGGAACGCGCCGCCACTTTCGAGCAGGTAGAGCGCCCCATCGAAGCCACCGATCAGGTGACGGTGGAAGAAGAGGGTGAAGAAGGCAGCTACCCCATCTACATGGATATGGCTGGCGAGCACATCCAGCAGGCCCTGATGGGCAAGAACGTGGGCGACGAGGTGGAAATCAGCGTGCCCGCCGAAGAGGGCGAAGACGCCACCCCCGTCAAGGTGAAGGTGCTGGGCATCAAGTCCAAGTCGCTGCCCGAACTGAACGACGAATTTGCTGGCACCATGCAGTTTGAAAATGTGGACGCCCTGCGTTCCACCCTGCGCGAAGAACTGGAGCGCCGCGCCCAGAGCGAAGGCGAAGGCGCCCGCCGCGAAGAATTCCTGAACGCCCTGATCGAAGGCATGACCGTGGATATTCCCCAGTCCCTGATTCAGCGCCGCCAGGACGATCTGATGAATGAGATCAAGAGTGACCTGAGCCGCCAGGGCGTGCGCTGGAGCGAGTACGAAAGCTTCATGCAGGAACAGGGCAAGCTGGACGAGTTCATGCAGGAACTGGGCAAGAATGCCGAGCAGCGCGTCAAGCGCGACCTGGCTCTGGGTAAGCTGGCCGAAGACCTGAAGGTGGAAGTCACCGATCAGGAGTTCAGCCAGAACCTGGTGGCGATGGCCCAGATGAATGGCATCGCTCCCCAGGACATGCAGAGCCAGCTGGGTATGGACGGCCTGAACGCTTTCTACGCCGACGTGCTGCGCTCCAAGGCACTGAACCAGGCCCTGACCCAGCTGAGCGGTGAAGGCGACGGCCAGAACGCTACGGAAGCCAGCGACGCCAGCCAGAGCGAAGATGCTCAGCCGGCTGAGGAAGCCCAGAGCCAGGACGTGGCAGCAAGCGACGAAACCAAGACCGAAGAGTAA
- the acpP gene encoding acyl carrier protein, with amino-acid sequence MAIFDDVKEVIVEKLGAEADQVTPEARFVEDLGADSLEIVELVMGLEDKFGLTISDEDAEDIRTVQAAVDYVEQHQ; translated from the coding sequence ATGGCGATTTTTGATGATGTAAAAGAAGTGATCGTAGAGAAACTGGGTGCCGAAGCCGATCAGGTGACTCCCGAAGCCCGCTTCGTGGAAGACCTGGGCGCCGACAGCCTGGAAATCGTGGAGCTGGTGATGGGTCTGGAAGACAAGTTCGGCCTGACCATCAGCGATGAAGACGCCGAAGATATCCGCACCGTTCAGGCGGCTGTGGATTACGTCGAACAGCACCAGTAA
- the csaB gene encoding polysaccharide pyruvyl transferase CsaB translates to MRVLVSGYYGFANGGDEAIALSIARELKARGHTPVLLSANPAHTAQLCGCEAVPRMNPLALARELRRANLLLSGGGGLLQDKTSARNLTYYLGLIRLARLLRTPAAVFNQSIGPLTVRGETRVRRAVAGLPLIVRDRGSLRTLETLDLHGRLGGDPALLLRPSSGLVRDPQSVVIAPRGDVTASLAPLRELTGRLQAQGRRVVALALMPGADSEAAQALGADTVLDSADPQLLLDTIAASGYVVGVRLHALILAAAAGVPFAGLSYDPKVQGFCTDAGAPVHTVTPDVGLLLEQVQQGVGFDEASVDEMKERARQSFDWALEAARS, encoded by the coding sequence CTGCGGGTGCTGGTCAGCGGCTATTACGGCTTTGCCAACGGCGGAGACGAGGCGATTGCTCTCAGCATCGCCCGCGAGCTAAAAGCGCGGGGGCACACGCCGGTGCTGCTCTCGGCCAACCCAGCGCACACGGCGCAGCTGTGCGGCTGCGAGGCGGTGCCGCGCATGAACCCGCTGGCGCTGGCCCGCGAACTGCGCCGCGCCAATCTGCTGCTGTCGGGCGGCGGCGGCCTGCTGCAAGACAAGACCAGCGCCCGCAACCTGACCTACTACCTGGGCCTGATCCGGCTGGCCCGGCTGCTGCGGACGCCGGCCGCTGTCTTTAACCAGAGCATCGGGCCCTTGACGGTGCGCGGCGAGACGCGAGTGCGCCGCGCTGTAGCCGGGCTGCCGCTGATCGTGCGCGACCGGGGCAGCCTGCGCACTCTGGAAACGCTGGACCTGCACGGCCGGCTGGGCGGCGACCCGGCGCTGCTGCTGCGCCCGTCCAGCGGCTTGGTGCGCGACCCGCAGAGCGTGGTGATTGCCCCGCGCGGCGACGTGACTGCTTCGCTGGCGCCGCTGCGCGAGCTGACCGGCCGTCTACAGGCCCAGGGCCGGCGGGTGGTGGCGCTGGCCCTGATGCCGGGTGCCGACAGTGAGGCCGCCCAAGCGCTGGGCGCCGATACCGTGCTGGACAGCGCCGACCCGCAGTTGCTGCTGGATACCATCGCGGCCAGCGGCTATGTGGTGGGCGTGCGCCTGCACGCGCTGATTCTGGCGGCGGCGGCTGGAGTACCGTTTGCGGGCCTCAGCTACGATCCCAAGGTGCAGGGGTTCTGCACAGATGCTGGCGCGCCGGTGCATACCGTGACCCCGGACGTGGGCCTGCTGCTGGAACAGGTGCAGCAGGGCGTGGGTTTCGATGAAGCCAGCGTGGATGAGATGAAAGAGCGGGCCCGCCAGAGTTTCGACTGGGCGCTGGAGGCAGCCCGGTCCTAG
- a CDS encoding beta-ketoacyl-ACP synthase III, producing the protein MTTHNQQPAPRPAGAGSSGIIALGMYVPERVVTNAFYETYLDTTAEWIESRTGMRERRYAAEDEYASHLGVKAVQDLLARDPDALQDVDLILCATGTPDALFPSTAALIGEQVGLRGVAAADISVACSGFVYGLAMAKGQIAAGIARRVLVIGTEVLSKRVNQQERNNAILFADGAGAAVVGPVPQGYGLGEFVMGADGTGGASLFMPGAAPQLPDGTPVGEYAAMNGREVFKFAVRVIPESGQQVLDKAGLTMDDVSWIIPHQANIRIIEAAAQRFGVGMDKFVVNLDRYGNTSAATVPLALADAVRDGRIQDGQTLLVVAFGGGLSWAACTMTWWGGASSLRAEA; encoded by the coding sequence ATGACCACACACAACCAGCAGCCTGCGCCCCGGCCGGCGGGGGCCGGGAGCAGCGGCATCATCGCCCTGGGCATGTACGTGCCGGAGCGGGTGGTGACCAATGCTTTTTATGAAACCTACCTGGACACCACCGCCGAATGGATCGAGTCGCGCACCGGAATGCGCGAGCGCCGCTACGCCGCCGAGGACGAGTACGCCTCTCACCTGGGCGTCAAGGCCGTGCAGGACCTGCTGGCCCGCGACCCGGACGCCCTGCAGGACGTGGACCTGATTCTGTGCGCTACCGGCACCCCCGACGCCCTGTTTCCCAGCACCGCCGCCCTGATCGGTGAGCAGGTGGGCCTGCGCGGCGTGGCAGCGGCCGATATTTCGGTGGCCTGTTCGGGCTTTGTGTACGGCCTGGCGATGGCGAAAGGCCAGATCGCGGCCGGTATTGCCCGCCGGGTGCTGGTGATCGGCACCGAGGTGCTGTCCAAGCGGGTCAATCAGCAGGAACGCAACAACGCCATTCTGTTTGCCGACGGTGCCGGCGCGGCGGTGGTGGGGCCGGTGCCGCAGGGCTACGGCCTGGGCGAATTCGTGATGGGAGCCGACGGCACCGGCGGGGCCAGCCTCTTTATGCCCGGCGCCGCCCCGCAGCTGCCCGACGGCACCCCGGTCGGTGAATACGCCGCCATGAACGGCCGCGAGGTGTTCAAGTTTGCCGTGCGGGTGATTCCCGAAAGCGGGCAGCAGGTGCTGGACAAGGCCGGCCTGACCATGGACGATGTCAGCTGGATTATTCCGCACCAGGCCAACATCCGCATTATCGAAGCGGCGGCCCAGCGTTTCGGGGTGGGGATGGACAAGTTCGTGGTGAACCTCGACCGCTACGGCAACACCAGCGCCGCAACCGTGCCGCTGGCGCTGGCCGATGCCGTGCGCGACGGCCGGATTCAGGACGGCCAGACCCTGCTGGTGGTGGCTTTTGGCGGCGGGCTGAGCTGGGCCGCCTGCACCATGACCTGGTGGGGCGGGGCGTCCTCGCTGCGGGCGGAGGCCTGA
- a CDS encoding P-II family nitrogen regulator encodes MKLVMAIVRPERVQQVKQALFDAGIRGVTLSRVSGHGGEQEVVEYYRGTRVMVEFHEKVEFRMAVSDEFVSAAVRAICEGARTGEVGDGKIFVQPLEQVVRIRTGETDTQALTPVSAPRPVSR; translated from the coding sequence ATGAAACTGGTCATGGCAATTGTGCGCCCCGAGCGGGTACAGCAGGTTAAGCAGGCGCTTTTTGATGCGGGCATCCGGGGAGTTACCCTCAGCCGGGTCAGTGGGCACGGCGGCGAGCAGGAAGTGGTGGAGTATTACCGTGGCACCCGGGTCATGGTGGAATTCCACGAGAAAGTGGAGTTCCGAATGGCTGTGTCTGACGAGTTCGTCTCCGCCGCGGTGAGGGCCATCTGTGAAGGCGCGCGCACCGGTGAAGTGGGCGACGGCAAGATTTTCGTGCAGCCGCTCGAACAGGTGGTGCGGATCCGCACCGGCGAGACCGATACCCAGGCTCTGACCCCGGTCAGCGCTCCCCGGCCTGTATCGCGTTAG
- a CDS encoding sensor histidine kinase, translated as MSSTERSSTAAESQAPAQSGSVPGQTQDTASALAAARDSYRQLFENAPVGYVVLCRSGVIRQANQAAGAMLGLASQQLEGQSFYHWLHPCSHPALDDLDQRRTRPSVTVDLQLQRADGQTCSAQAQLVATEDLDTASEQDEPRLLMALTDITALKRAQGELLRLNQTLEERIEQRTADVVGMAGEMERFTQSVAHDLSGPLRHIQSFAGRLERSDLSEADRRAVSTILASAGRMNTLIDALDQVALACNSQLSLMPIDLDRVLDAALKSSGAAQRMTICRSDLPQVLCDIQSMQTVLAQLLDNAAKATAGSAEPSLDISAERRGNEVIIHLRDNGMGFNANYRAHIFEVFRKLHPDRDFPGEGVGLSVVRRLMLRQGGRVWADSAGAGEGACFSLALPAAP; from the coding sequence ATGAGCTCTACCGAACGTTCCTCTACCGCAGCCGAAAGCCAGGCCCCAGCGCAGTCCGGGTCTGTGCCGGGGCAGACCCAGGACACGGCCAGCGCGCTGGCAGCTGCCCGCGACAGCTACCGCCAGCTGTTCGAGAATGCGCCGGTCGGCTACGTGGTGCTGTGCCGCAGCGGTGTGATCCGGCAGGCCAATCAGGCAGCCGGGGCCATGTTGGGGCTGGCCAGCCAGCAACTGGAAGGGCAGTCGTTCTACCACTGGCTGCACCCCTGCTCGCACCCGGCGCTGGACGACTTGGACCAGCGGCGCACCCGGCCCAGCGTGACGGTGGACCTGCAACTCCAGCGGGCCGACGGCCAGACCTGCTCGGCGCAGGCCCAGCTGGTGGCGACCGAGGACCTGGACACGGCCAGCGAACAGGACGAGCCCCGGCTGCTGATGGCCCTGACCGACATCACGGCGCTGAAACGCGCCCAGGGCGAGTTGCTGCGGCTGAACCAGACCTTGGAAGAGCGCATCGAGCAGCGCACCGCCGACGTGGTGGGCATGGCCGGCGAGATGGAGCGCTTTACCCAGTCGGTGGCGCACGACCTGTCGGGCCCGCTGCGGCATATCCAGAGCTTTGCTGGCCGGCTGGAACGCAGTGACCTGAGCGAAGCGGATCGCCGGGCCGTGAGCACCATCCTGGCCTCGGCCGGGCGGATGAATACCCTAATTGACGCACTGGATCAGGTGGCGTTGGCCTGCAACTCGCAGCTCAGCCTGATGCCGATTGACCTGGACCGGGTGCTGGACGCGGCGCTGAAATCGTCGGGGGCTGCGCAGCGAATGACCATCTGCCGCAGTGATCTGCCGCAGGTGCTGTGCGACATCCAGTCCATGCAGACCGTGCTGGCACAGCTGCTGGACAACGCCGCCAAGGCCACAGCCGGCAGCGCGGAGCCGAGCCTGGATATCTCGGCTGAGCGGCGAGGCAACGAGGTCATCATCCACCTGCGCGACAACGGGATGGGCTTTAACGCCAACTACCGCGCCCACATTTTCGAGGTGTTCCGCAAACTGCACCCCGACCGCGACTTTCCCGGCGAGGGCGTGGGGCTGTCGGTGGTGCGCCGGCTGATGCTGCGCCAGGGTGGACGCGTCTGGGCAGACTCGGCCGGCGCGGGCGAGGGCGCCTGTTTCTCGCTGGCGCTGCCTGCCGCACCCTGA
- the fabF gene encoding beta-ketoacyl-ACP synthase II translates to MTELKRVVITGLGPVTPIGTGKDAFAQAQRAGVSGTGPITRFDPSTIASRIAGEVKDDLSQWLDAKEARRLDRVVQFALVAADLALADSGLTREEVAGERTGTLVGSGIGGMETFEAQARVNIERGAGRISPMFIPMMIANMSTGHVAMRYGATGPSSTVVTACATGTGSIGEAARYIQLGLADRMFAGGTEASIVPLAMGGFSNMKALSTRNDDPQAASRPFDAERDGFVMGEGAGVVMLEEYEMARKRGAHIYAEILGFGVSADAYHITMPAPEGAGAQLAMRMALRTAGINPEQVGYINAHGTSTPANDLHETQAIKHVFGDHASRLAVSSTKSMTGHLLGAAGAVEAIAVAQALQDGILPPTINLTHPDPECDLDYIPEGAREQQVQYALSNSFAFGGQNAALLLGRV, encoded by the coding sequence ATGACCGAACTGAAACGCGTAGTGATCACCGGCCTGGGCCCTGTGACGCCCATCGGCACCGGCAAGGACGCTTTTGCCCAGGCCCAGCGGGCCGGGGTCAGCGGCACCGGGCCAATTACCCGCTTTGATCCCAGCACCATTGCCAGCCGGATTGCCGGCGAGGTCAAAGACGACCTGTCGCAGTGGCTGGATGCCAAGGAAGCCCGCCGCCTGGACCGGGTGGTGCAATTTGCGCTGGTGGCGGCCGACCTGGCCCTGGCAGACAGCGGCCTGACCCGTGAAGAGGTGGCCGGCGAGCGCACCGGCACCCTGGTTGGCAGCGGTATTGGCGGCATGGAGACTTTCGAGGCGCAGGCCCGGGTCAATATTGAGCGTGGGGCCGGGCGTATCAGCCCGATGTTCATCCCGATGATGATCGCCAACATGAGTACCGGCCACGTTGCCATGCGCTACGGTGCCACTGGCCCCAGCTCTACCGTGGTGACCGCCTGCGCCACCGGCACCGGCTCTATCGGCGAGGCGGCCCGCTACATTCAGCTGGGCCTGGCCGACCGGATGTTCGCCGGCGGCACCGAAGCCAGCATCGTCCCGCTAGCGATGGGCGGCTTTTCCAACATGAAAGCCCTCAGCACCCGTAACGACGACCCGCAGGCCGCCAGCCGGCCTTTCGACGCCGAGCGCGACGGCTTCGTGATGGGTGAGGGCGCCGGCGTGGTGATGCTGGAAGAGTACGAAATGGCCAGGAAGCGCGGCGCCCACATCTATGCCGAGATTCTGGGCTTTGGCGTCAGCGCCGATGCCTACCACATCACCATGCCCGCTCCCGAAGGCGCCGGCGCGCAGCTGGCAATGCGGATGGCGCTGCGCACCGCTGGCATCAACCCCGAGCAGGTGGGCTACATCAACGCGCACGGCACCTCCACCCCGGCCAACGACCTGCACGAAACCCAGGCCATCAAGCATGTGTTCGGTGACCACGCCTCCCGGCTGGCGGTCAGCTCCACCAAATCCATGACCGGGCACCTGCTGGGTGCGGCCGGCGCCGTGGAAGCCATTGCGGTGGCCCAGGCGCTGCAAGACGGCATTTTGCCGCCCACCATCAACCTGACCCACCCCGACCCCGAGTGCGACCTGGACTACATCCCGGAAGGCGCCCGCGAGCAGCAGGTGCAGTACGCCCTGAGCAACTCCTTCGCCTTCGGGGGGCAGAACGCTGCGTTGCTGCTGGGCCGCGTCTAA